The Molothrus ater isolate BHLD 08-10-18 breed brown headed cowbird chromosome 9, BPBGC_Mater_1.1, whole genome shotgun sequence genome includes a region encoding these proteins:
- the CDKN2C gene encoding cyclin-dependent kinase 4 inhibitor C gives MAEPSGNELASAAAKGDLVQLTNLLQKNVNVNAQNGFGRTALQVMKLGNPEIARRLLSNGANPNLKDSTGFAVIHDVAREGFLDTLQTLLEFKADVNIEDNDGNLPLHLAAQEGHVRVVELLLARSECKVGHQNKRGATAYDLAKLYRRAAVVELLEASSSFPPSMD, from the exons ATGGCCGAGCCTTCTGGGAACGAGCTGGCGTCCGCGGCTGCCAAGGGGGACCTAGTGCAACTTACTAATTTGTTGCAAAAGAATGTAAACGTCAATGCACAAAATGGATTTGGGAGGACTGCGCTGCAG gTGATGAAACTCGGCAACCCCGAAATCGCCCGGCGGCTGCTCAGTAACGGGGCGAACCCCAACCTGAAAGACAGTACCGGCTTCGCTGTCATCCACGATGTAGCCAGGGAGGGCTTTCTGGACACTTTGCAGACTCTGCTGGAGTTCAAAGCCGACGTTAACATCGAGGACAACGACGGCAACCTGCCCCTGCACCTGGCGGCCCAGGAGGGCCACGTGCGggtggtggagctgctgctggcgcGCTCCGAGTGCAAGGTGGGCCACCAGAACAAGCGCGGCGCCACCGCCTACGACCTGGCCAAGCTCTACCGGAGGGCAGCCGTGGTGGAACTCCTGgaggccagcagctccttcccccccAGCATGGACTGA